The following nucleotide sequence is from Tachyglossus aculeatus isolate mTacAcu1 chromosome 11, mTacAcu1.pri, whole genome shotgun sequence.
GCCTCAGCCCAAATGCCGCCACCTCAGTGTCCCCGTCGATGCCTCCGGGTCGTTCGGCTCCCACACTCCATCCCACCGGCACCTCGACCTCAACAGCACCGGGactgaacccctcatcttcctccccaaaTTCCCTGTGTCTGTCCGTGACGTCACCCTCCTTGATCCAGATCTCCCAACCCTTAACGTCATCCTCGGAGATggaaacggagaagcagcgtggctcagtggaaagaggatgggctttggagtcagaggtcatggattcaaatcccggctccgccaattgtcagctgtgtgactttaggcaagtcacttcacttatctgtgcctcagttacctcatctgcaaaatggggattaagactgtgacccccacagtgggacaacctgatcaccttgtaacctccccagctcttagaacagtgctttgcacatagtaagtgcttaataaatgctattattattattattattattattattattattattattctcgactCCTCACCGTCTTCCAGCTTCACATTCCCCCATGGGTAATTAATGAGTGTTTCCACcagtagactgcaagttccttgagggtagggagcgtgtctggttttttttttttaatggcatttattaattaatgccccacaagggacaacctgatcaccttgtaacctccccagcgcttcgaacagtgcattgcacatagtaagcgcttaataaatgccactattattattatgatgtaatatgcacttgctgtgtgcgtacagcacagtactaagcgcttgggaaagtccaattcaatAAAGtcagtagatgcgatccctgcccacaaggaattttacAATTTATAGGGGTAGGCAGATGTCAGAATAGATTAGGGCGAGGGAAAGATAGTAGAGcaagcgatcatcatcatcatcaattgtatttattgagcgcttactgtgtgcagagcactgtactaagcgcttgggaagaacaagttggcaacatatagagacagtccctacccaacagtgggctcagtctaaaagataataataatggcatttattaagtgcttactatgtgcaaggcactgttctaagcacttgggaatttacaaggtgatcaggttgtcccacgtggggctcacagtcttaatccccattttacagaggagggaactgaggcccagagaagtgaagcgacctgcccaaagtcacacagctgacaagtggcggagccaggatttgaaccgatgacctctgactccaaagcccgggctctttccactgagccagtcagTCCGCTTCAAGTGATTAATTACCTTGGCCCCAAGTCCCATCTTCCCAACGACCCCTCAGCCTCACGGGCTCTCGGAGTGTTTCCGGACGTGTCCGTTTACCGGCTATTCAAGCACTTCCTGACTTTTCTATTCTGTTTTTTCCTCCTGTCGGAGATTTTGTTCCCCAAACGGTACCTCATTTTGTTTCAagcgctgagcacacagtaagcactcggcaaAAGATCGACTGGCCGATTGCGTCTGTCCGGCTCCCCTGTCTGACCGTGAGGTCCCCGGGAAGGGGGGTCTTGGGAGGCCGTGGGTCACTTGGGGTGGGGCTTCCCGCAGACGGGACGGGGCGGAGCCGGTGGAAAACGAAAATGGAAGTGGCCGGCGCCCGGGGGCCCTCGGTGGAGGACAAGGCCGACCCCGAGGGTGCGACGACCGGGGGCCGGGGCAGTCTAGAGGTGAGAGGGGCCCGGGGCCTGCGGGGGCTGGACGGTGCCGGCCGCCTGAGTCCCTgaccgccccttcccccccccccgtgccctcTCTGTTTGACCCAGGCCTTCGTGCTGCTGAGCCCGGACGAcgccactgaggcccagtgcgCTGCCCGCCTCCGCCAGGAAATCGAGAAATGGCAGGTGCgggccaccccctccctcctgagCCCACCCGCCCCcctgtcttctagcctgtgagcccactgttgggtaggggctgtctctctatgttgccagcttgtacttcccaagcgcttagtacagtgccctgcacacagtaagcgctcaatacaattgattgattgatcaggagacGTGGCAGGCCCTGGAGGCCGACAGGCGGGAGCTGCGGAAGGCCAAGGCGGACGCGGAGGAGCAGGCCCACACGCTGCGGGCGGAGGCCAAGGCCAGGAGAGCGAGGCTGCAGGGGCGCGGGCCGGACCCTCAGGACCCGGGGGACACGGCGGCCCCGCCGCCCGGCGGGGCAGacgtccagcccccagcccccaccccgctGCCAAGGCTGGCCCTGCTGTTGCCGGCCCGGCCGTCATCCGGCCCTCGTGGATCCGACCTGCACATCCGGCTGCCCTTGCTCGGGGgctcggccctggtcacctttGAAGACCCGGAGGGTgagcccggggcgggggcgggagggaggcggAGGCCGCAGGGGCCAAGCTGACACCCCCGGGGCCGTGCCCTTCGACCCCCACAGTGGCCCggcagctgctgcagcagcccGAACACGAGGTCCAGGTGGAGGAGTGTCGTCTACGCCTCCGCGCCCGGGCCCTGCACCTGCCCGCCCCGGCCGCCCTCCAGGTTctgtgggcagagggactggggaaggCGGGGGGGCCGGGGTGGTGGTGGTCGTTGTCTGTGACCCTTCCCACCTCCGCGACCCTGCTCCCCCCAGGTGTCAGGGCGGCGGTGCGGCCGCAGGGCCCTGCTCAGCGGGCTGCCCACCGGGCTCGGGCTGAGCGACGACCAGTTGCTGGACAAGCTGGAACTTTTCTTCTGTAAAGCGTCGCGCGGCGGCGGGGAAGTGGCCATGCGGGAGCTGCTGCCCGGGGGCCGGGCCGCCGTGCTGGACTTCGCCGAGGACGGAGGTGAGGGCTGGGACGGGGCCCGGGGGGGCCACGTAGGCCCAGCCTGGCATCCCCCTAACCCCTCGCCCTCCGCAGTGGTGGACCGTCTGTGCTGCGTGGGCTGGTTCGAAGTGCCTCTGGGCAAGAGGACGGTGACCCTGGCAGTGACCCCGTACCTGAAGGGGGAGGTCAGCGGCCTGGAGGTGAGGGGACGGAGTTAGAGGCTCAGGGGGCGGTGCTCCCGCCGCATGGGGCAGAGCCCCCtgactctccatctctgcctgtgTCCccgtccctttcccccacccctcggGCCCGGCAGCTGGGGTGTCTGCGGGTGCCTCGGACGGTCCTGCTGAGCGGCGTGGCCGACGTGCTGGAAGAGTCCGCGCTGCGCGATGCCCTGGAGCTCCATTTCCAGAGACCCACGCGCGGAGGCGGCGAGGTGGAGGCCCTGGTGTACGTGGCCCCGGGCCGACTCGGCTATGCCCTCTTTACCCCAGAAATCCATTAGGCAGCTGGGGGGTGGGCGGGTTCCACCTCCCCCGGCATCCTTTTTTGCTTTTGTTACTTGCCTATCACGTCGCCTCTGCCAATAAACTTTCAGCCAAAATGCAGGGGATGGGTCTGGGGACAGTCGGGGCGGGGGACCCCGGCGATCGGCTGGATGGAGCGACAGAGGGAAGGACGGGTAGCAGGGCGGGCAGTCGGATGCTTTATTGACACAGACACAAGGCAACACGGTGCGGGGGCCGGGGTGGACCAGTGTGGAGGGGAGACGGGTGTGGGGGCCCTGGTAGGGCCTGGAGTGTTCCTTCCTGCCCCAGCAGCCCTCCCTCCGGACCTCTGTAAACAGGGACTCCTCTGTTGGGGCTGGcaaagagggaggacgtggggggGAGGATAAACCAACCTGCAGTCAGGGCCCCCAAGGAGACCCAGCCTCACCACCCTCGCCCGCCTGCCTCCAGAAGGTCAGTCcttggggggcggggcggggaaatGGCACTCGAGCCCCACAACGCTCCCCACACCACCCTGGCACGAGCAAAGCGAAAAACCTCAGAGCTGGACTTCCTTATCGGTCACTGACGGGTGCTGACACCCCAGGGCTGGCTGGGAAGCCCAGCGGGGCGGGCAGGGGAAGCCCCACTAGCCAGACTGAGCGGGGCTCTCGCTCTCTACTCCGGCCACACAGCTGACCCCCCCGCCCACCGCCGGCCTCTAAGTCTCGGCTGCCTCGCCGGGCACCAGCACGACTTTGCCCACGTTCTTCTTCTCCTGCATCTGCTGCATGGCCTCAGTCACCTGGGGGGGGAGAAGGCATGGTTtcgggggggaaagaggggatggTTCGAGGGGTGGGGGCAGCTGCACGtgtctcccacctcctcaaaCGCTTCCGCGACCAAATGGGCTGCTCGGGTGGAAATCAGCGCTGGCCCAGGcccagtggggagaaggggagggtggaggagcagTGTGCGGAGCGGGCGGGCGGCCCCAGCCCGGCAGCTCTCTCTCACCTTCTCGAAGGGCCAGACGGAGTCGACGAGAGGCTTGATGCTGCCCTGCTGGTAGAGGTCCAGCAGGCGGGTCACCACACCGCTGATCAGCTCCACCTCTCCGTCCAGGTAGCCCAGGTGAAAGCCACACACGGCGCGGTTACTCTGCAGCAGCTGCAGAGCGGAGATGCTGAACTGGCCCCACCACACCCGAGCCAGGGTCAGCAGGCTCCTCCGGGGGCCGGACAGTGCGTTTGCCGctcctgggggcagagggggtcgggtggggaggcgggggtgggAGTGAAGGAGAGGAGCCGGGGAAGGCAGAGACCCCACTCGCACCAGCCCCCTTTCTCAACTCCATCCCCACTTCCAGACtcactcccccccagccccctcctcagctCCGCCACCCCAGCTCGGCCCCAGCCCTGCTCAACCCCCGCCCAGCCCACCATAGGTGATGATTTTGCCCATTGGCTTCAGAAGGTGGAACCCTTTGCCGGTGTCAGCTCCGCCCAGGGGGTCCAGCACGATGTCCACTCCTGGGGAGAACAAGGGATAGAGCCAAATTGGAGGAGAACCTAgacccagcccccgcccccatcctcctcctgtgCCCAACACGGAAACCTTGCGGGGAGATCTTCTTGACGGCCTCCACGTAATCGACCGTGTGGTAGTCGATGGGATGGGTCACCCCGTGGTCCCGCAGCGTTGCGTGTTTGCTGGCTGACGCCGTCCCAAACACCGTCACTCTCTCCACCGTCCGGCACAGCTGGATGGCCGCGATGCCCACCCCTCCTGCAGGCGCCAAGTGTGGGGTCGGCGTGGGGGCTTCCTCAGCTCCTCTCCTACATCCCCCCGACCCTCATCCCAAGGAAGATCCAACCGAGAGCCCCACAACCGGCAACAATTCCCTGGAGGCTCATTTGGCCCGTAACTACATCCAaaatgggggcgggagggggggaatgGCAGTTCTCCAGGGAATCCGCACGGGAGAGGCTGGCAGCGGGCTGCTGGGGGGCGGAGATGGGTACAAGGGGCAGTACCTGCGGCCATGTGCACTAGGACGCTGTGGCCCGGGCGCAGGTTACCAAAGTCGAACAGCACCATGTAGGCGGTGATGTAGTTGACCAGCAGGGCCGCCGCCTCCTCAAAAGTCATGTTCTCGGGCATCAGGAAGGTTAGGTTGGCCGGGACGGTCACCTCCTCCTGCCACAGGCCAGAGCGGGCCAGAACCAGGACCCGGTCACCTACCTGGGGGGGTGGGTTAGGGAAGattaggaggaaaagggaggaggcagTTACTTACAGCCTTACCTACAGCTCCtccagccctaataataataataacgataacggtGACAttcaataagcgcttactatgtgcaaagcactgttctaatcaatcaatcaatcgtatttattgagcgcttactgtgtgcagagcactgtactaaaagcgcttgggaagtacaagctggcaacatatagactgctAAAGCTGTTTAgacagcttttagactgtaagcccaccgttgggtagggactgtctctatacgttgccaacttgtacttccgaagcgcttagtaaagtacagtggtctgcgcacagtaagcgctcaataaatacgattgatgatgaacatgtagagacagtccctacccaacagtgggctcacggtctagaagggggagtcagagaacaaaaccaaacatactaacaaaataaaataaatagatatgtaagcgctgggggggttacaaggtgatcaggttgtctcaagtggggctcagtttcaatccccattttacagatgaggcacagagaggtgactttgcccaaagtcacacaggtaagagttggcggggctggaatttgaacccatgacctccgagtccaaaacccgtgctctttgcaccgaGCCACGCGGTGGGTCAGGCCTGAACCTGaacctgttttgttctctgtcttccccttttagactgtgagcccactgttgggtagggactgtctctatacgttgccaacttgtacttccgaagcgcttagtacagtacagtgctctgtacacagtaagcgctcaataaatatgattgatgatgaacatatagagacagtccctacccaacagtgggctcacggtctctagaagggggagacggagaacaaaaccaaacatactaacaaaataaaataaatagatatgtaagcgctgggggggttacaaggtgatcaggttgtctcaaggtgGGGGcttgcagtttcaatccccattttacagatgaggcacagagaggtgactttgcccaaagtcacacaggtaagagttggcggggctggaatttgaacccatgacttccgagtccaaaacctgtgctctttgcaccgaGCCACGCGGTGGGTCAGGCCTGAACCTGaacctgttttgttctctgtcttccccttttagactgtgagcccactgttgggtagggactgtctctatacgttgccaacttgtacttccgaagcgcttactacagtacagtgctctatacacagtaagcgctcaataaatatgattgatgatgaacatatagagacagtccctacccaacagtgggctcacggtctagaagggggagacggagaacaaaaccaaacgtactaccaaaataaaataaatagaatagatatgtaagcgctggggggggggggggggggttacaaggtgatcaggttgtctcaagcggggggctcgcagtttcaatccccattttacagatgaggcacagagaggtgactttgcccaaagtcacacaggtaagag
It contains:
- the VAT1 gene encoding synaptic vesicle membrane protein VAT-1 homolog, coding for MSAAGETPPEGGPRAHPEAPEQAGPPSPSSASASVRCLVLSGYGGYDKLKVQRRPSAPGPGPGQLTVRIRACGLNFADLMARQGLYDRLPPLPLTPGMEAAGVVKAVGDGVSRRKVGDRVLVLARSGLWQEEVTVPANLTFLMPENMTFEEAAALLVNYITAYMVLFDFGNLRPGHSVLVHMAAGGVGIAAIQLCRTVERVTVFGTASASKHATLRDHGVTHPIDYHTVDYVEAVKKISPQGVDIVLDPLGGADTGKGFHLLKPMGKIITYGAANALSGPRRSLLTLARVWWGQFSISALQLLQSNRAVCGFHLGYLDGEVELISGVVTRLLDLYQQGSIKPLVDSVWPFEKVTEAMQQMQEKKNVGKVVLVPGEAAET
- the IFI35 gene encoding interferon-induced 35 kDa protein — its product is MEVAGARGPSVEDKADPEGATTGGRGSLEAFVLLSPDDATEAQCAARLRQEIEKWQETWQALEADRRELRKAKADAEEQAHTLRAEAKARRARLQGRGPDPQDPGDTAAPPPGGADVQPPAPTPLPRLALLLPARPSSGPRGSDLHIRLPLLGGSALVTFEDPEVARQLLQQPEHEVQVEECRLRLRARALHLPAPAALQVSGRRCGRRALLSGLPTGLGLSDDQLLDKLELFFCKASRGGGEVAMRELLPGGRAAVLDFAEDGVVDRLCCVGWFEVPLGKRTVTLAVTPYLKGEVSGLELGCLRVPRTVLLSGVADVLEESALRDALELHFQRPTRGGGEVEALVYVAPGRLGYALFTPEIH